Genomic DNA from Scomber scombrus chromosome 21, fScoSco1.1, whole genome shotgun sequence:
CTTCCAGTACTACTAGTactgcatctgctgctgctactgtaacATAACAACATGCAGTATGTCATGTAGACAACAACTGTAAAAGGTTGAAGGGATAAAAACACCTGAAACCTGCTGGggctcatttacatttttcctttaaatgtgtttataaaaacCAAAGCTTcatataattaataaaacatgagcaGAACACAGACTGTTGTTACTGAGTTGAAAATCTTTGTGAATCTGTCTTTAGCTGAAGGAATCACACAAATAATCTAATATAAGGACAGAAATCCTCAGTGTGTCCATGTGGAAACCAAACATCAGACAAACACAAGTACTAACTGCTAACAGTAACtgacctgctcctccatcagtgaATCCAGACACATGCAGTCTGTATCCGTGGGACTCTGGGTCGATGGAGAACGAGGAGTAACGAGCAAACACTTTCTTCCCACTGAAGTCCTCCATGTCGACGCGAAGCTCGACCTTTCTACTCAGAGTCAGATGGAAGAGACTCTCCaggcctgaaaacacacaaacatgaagtcatgtcagagtttgtttgttttaatgaacaGAGAGTTTCATGAAGTCACATGACTGTTCTTACCCAGCCAGTACTCCCCAGCAGCGCTACCAAAGCCCTTCTTGTATTGATCCCAGGGCCTGTAGAAGTTCACCGAGCCGTCCATCCTCCTCTGGAACACCTGGGGGTTATTATGAAcgtcaaacaggaagtgttcatACTGAAAACCACTCAGCTGTGACTTGATGACTTCTGTTCAAAAACTCACCGTCCATCCTCCTTCATCTGAGTCCATGTCGCagtacacctacacacaaacacactcattagTAAATATGATCCTTTACTAAAActataatcaatcaatcagcagCTGCCACGTCTTGAGTCTGAAGCACCTTAAAGTGTCACTGACAGCTGCTAGCTGCTCGAACTGACTCATATCCAAGAAgtctcaacttctctctagaaatactgagTCAGTCATTGTTCAACGagtcattctggtctcaatctatgaattcaggccctctaataagtgtgctggtggtcattttaaaaatattacatttaataagATGCAACCTCCAGGAAATCTATTAGTGTGTCTCAGAGCCTCCAGTGTTGTTGTTCAGTGGAGGAGAGATACACCAGCTTCAGCAGCATCAGATTGCATCGTAAGGTCCACGTCAGTGAACCCAACTCATAGTAAAACATAAACCTCGTCTCCAGAGTGTCAGGAGGAGGAATAATGTGTCTGTTTCCCAGTCACAGTTTCTTCAGGAGTTTTATGTTGACTTCTGCCTGCTGACACTAACAGACATTGTAATGATTTTTAAGGCAAAGTACTTTTTCAAAATGATATAATCCTCTTTGTCAGGTTCATCAATGATGAAATGATCTGAAGTCTACAGTTTTTCAATGTTTAGACTCGTCTTTACTTTATTGGACTCAGTAGTAGTATTTCCTTGATATGACTGGTCTGAAATTTACCTCCCTCCTTGATTAATCTCtagttgatgtgtttttaaacaaaGGATTTCAGATAGTTATactaaaattagttttttaaatgcagaaaaaaataatgtagaaTGTCAAATTCACTCTGTctaaaagattaaataaagcATGTGCTGATAAAACCATTTGATTCCTATCAAGCTTTGATTTGAAGTGTCATTACTGAGTCAAATGTTTGTTAGCATGCAGTATGCAAACAAAAGCAACATGTGTAGAATACCAACAATACTCTCCAGTATGCATCTGACCAGTCTACCTCACCTACTGTGTCCCACAATGCAAAGCACTGGAACATCAAAAgaactgactgagtgatgaagttataCCATTGGTTGGCCGAATGCCACCACTTCCTGTAtctgtttcaaattaaaagcagttAAATGTTCATCTTTGGTAAACTCAAGAAGACCACAAGATGCTGCTTGGTAGCTGTGATTACTGAACTGTGAATACAGACGCTGATGAGTTTTGATTCAAACAGACTCTTTCACATgcaaacactcacaaacaccAACATTGCTTTTCTGAACTGATTTGTGGTCCATCTGTTTTTTCAGTGCAGGTTTTCGAACAGCAGCTCAGAGTACCGGGCCTTCTTGGACTCTCTGGGTGGGGCCCAGTGAGGGGCAACCTGCTGGTGGAGATTCACCCTGAgatgctgaaggctctggacattGTGGGGCTGAACCcgcccgccaaggggtccaatcagGCCctctggataactttgcaaagtatgaaaattacagagaagtaattccaatttttctgctgcttttgcaCCCTGACCAGAACACAACtgtctgaaaaaaaatacatattgtgttcatatttaaacTCTCTTATATTGAacatgcaaaatgttgtcaattatagtaaagttataatttatgtataatttataatttttaaGGTTATTATGCTATAGTTTTACTagtctgtatgtggcccttggaCTAAAATTAGTTTGAAACCCCTTGTTTAGAGGGGTAACTCGTTTTACCACCAGGTGGCGCTGTCAGCGCAGCAGAGATAAAATCACTGTCCACAGCTATGCAGAGGAGACCAACATGGCTGGCTtaatagtgttgttttttttttatgtttttttgcagaaatatataatttaaaaggAAAGACCAACTGTACAACTAGAGTTAacagaaaagggggaaaagttATTGTTGAAAGTTATTTCAAAAACCGGCTGTAATAAACTAATAGGCTGTTTTCATCCGCCTGGACCTATACTGGATCTGTTAGCCTTGCTAACCTAACAAACgagtagtagtaataatttATTTGTCCCTGTGGGGAAATTGGTTTGCAGCATTATCATCAGTGGAGCGGTCTGGAGCCCAGAGACACCGGGACAGGATCAGCTGGGAGCCTCGGCTCTGGTGTCAATACAGAAAGGACTTTTATTGGAGCTTAAAACTGAACTTTATGACGATACGATGACAGATAGATGGACTTTATTCATAAGTAGCCTAACTGAGGTGAGCTGGTTCGAcagttttgtattattgttttatatttcccAGAGTGGAAGGAACTAATTACAACTACTGAAATTATTGTAATTAAGTTGCTCTTTTGGGTACTTTTGGGTAAATATTCATTGCAATTCATTGTAATTTCCTcagttaaaagtttaaaatcaaCACTGACAACTACACATAACAGAGCCACCTGGCAGCTTGCTGCTCGTCTCTGGTAAAATCCTTTGACCTGTTGCTTTTTTGGTGTTTCTGGCTAAGCTGAAGTCCCAGCTCTAAAAGTCACGGTTCGCCACTGCAAGAAATGACTTTCCTCcagagagtgtctgggctcagccttagagatagggttaGGAGTTCAAACACCCATGggggaggctaggagtagagctgaattacaatatttatataaagtttGTGTATCCAACCAGTAACAGGACTACCTCCACTTCTATCTGCTGGTTTAGTAGAATCAACCTGAACTGTCTTCACATGGTGATCGACTCATCTTTGAACCAACATCTTCTAACTGTGTCCCAGAGAGGATGAAGTGTACCTGGACAGCAGATGTGGCTCCGATGGGATAGATGGTGTACACTCCACTGAGTCGGCTTTTATCATGGTTATGGATGTCATTGCAGTCCAGCGGGAGGACGTGCTGTAAGCAGCAGGTCAACGCTggagccaggaggaggaggaagactgaaaccagctgcaacagaaacacaacagcacacaTGAAACTGAAGCCTCCTATtcatactgattattaaaagatctccttctaatgtgcttccagtgttcagtgatggaggactgtatcacagtgagtcacacagtcatttaaagtagatgatcagcttctattgagcttcagcagtctgagttagtcatatcaagtgatatctgacacatttactgtgtttttagcatcagattccctcttagtgtttcccggttgagctgtggtggaagtatagtaacaaaaagactttgctactaaaaacactgtaacgttgaaacatagaagatgaagatttgactcattaaGACGACTGAatcttcatattagcttcagatcaacttttaaatccatgtttacacagaaggaggactgtgggtttagtcctccatcacttccattgtaaacattatgaagggatcttctaatggtcagtatgaacaggaggaatcattacagtaaacatgatgaagggatcttctaatggtcagtatgaacaggaggaatcattacacaTAAACTGCTTCATGTTCATTTAGGCTCCCGACTGCTGGTTTAAAACCCTTTCAAAATTGTGAACTCGTACTTTAAGCAACTATTTCTGCTCATAAATGTCCTTATAATCAAAATTAAATTACTATGGATCCCTGGTCAACACATCCTCTAACAAACTGAAAGGCCTGATCAATATGAATTCAGTCAGGTGTATAAAGTCACAAACTTACCTTCATCGTCACAGTTCTGCTGAGGTGATGTGAAGAAAATCTTGATATCACTCAGTGTGGATGCTCTGATGTGTCTGAGCTGTATTTATATCCCAAAGATTCTACCTAATCCTACCTAACCCCTCCTCATGCCTGAACCTCACCAGTGTGAGCAGGTAGTGGGCGTGTTGTGTGGCAGGTGTGCTGTGTGTCTCTGGGTTTGTGGGTGGAGACAAAAGAATAGACTTCAGGCTGGCAGAGTTTACAGATCACTGAAACTATAATTACCTTATGTATTCTTTCTTATGACTGATTAACTTTTTGTACCTCATCACAACATTTTTATCTCATTACATACCATGAACTTAGCCACTGATGGACCCAACTGTTTGTTTAGTAAGCCATCTGGtcagcagcagtaacagaagCACTCTACCACACCCTGCAACGCCTGGCATCATCAAACACCTTCACATCCTGTTCATAGACTTCAGGTCCGCCTTTGATTCCATCAACACTCTCAAACTCTTTATCACACTCTTGGACATGAACATTGACCCGGTCATATGTCACTGGATTCAGAGCGTCCTGTGGAAGAGAGTGAAAGTTAATAATCTGACCTCAGACACAAAACCATTGTAGGCCTCTTCTCTACCACTGATAAACCCACTGGGTCACACTGGGTCATTCTGTCATACTTGAATTATTGCACGTAGCCACTGATGGACCCAACTGTTTGTTTATTAAGCCATCTGGTCAGCAGCAGTAACCGAAGCACTCCACCACACCCTGCAACACATCCTGTTCATAGACTTCAGTTCCCCTTTAATTCTATCAACAACACAACCATTGTAGGCCTCATCTATAACACTGATGACACGTAGTACTGCATTACAGGGGCTGAAGCTGTCATTGGTGCACAGACAACCACCTGCTGCTAAATACAGCTGaaacctatctatctatctatc
This window encodes:
- the LOC134003412 gene encoding microfibril-associated glycoprotein 4-like; its protein translation is MCAVVFLLQLVSVFLLLLAPALTCCLQHVLPLDCNDIHNHDKSRLSGVYTIYPIGATSAVQVYCDMDSDEGGWTVFQRRMDGSVNFYRPWDQYKKGFGSAAGEYWLGLESLFHLTLSRKVELRVDMEDFSGKKVFARYSSFSIDPESHGYRLHVSGFTDGGAGDSMSNHNGQNFSTFDKDQDSYINVNCARRFLGAFWYNACHYTNPNGVYRWGADDTVYAVGVEWKLWKGWDYSLKTISMKIRPVQ